In Ferroplasma sp., a single window of DNA contains:
- a CDS encoding peptidylprolyl isomerase, whose translation MTVAVLETTMGTIEIELFDKDMPVTAGNFKKLVEQGFYNNTIFHRVIPDFMIQGGDPTGTGMGGPGYKIKDEFTKNNKNNRGTIAMANAGPNTGGSQFFINVVDNNYLDKMHPVFGKVVSGMDVADKISKAKRDRNDKPLEKIVIKKAFIK comes from the coding sequence ATGACAGTGGCAGTACTGGAAACAACTATGGGAACAATAGAAATAGAGCTATTCGATAAGGATATGCCTGTTACTGCAGGCAATTTTAAGAAACTGGTTGAACAGGGGTTTTATAACAATACCATATTCCATAGAGTAATACCTGATTTCATGATACAGGGTGGCGACCCAACTGGAACCGGCATGGGTGGCCCAGGGTATAAAATTAAGGATGAATTCACAAAAAATAACAAAAACAATAGAGGTACCATAGCAATGGCAAATGCAGGCCCTAACACCGGTGGTTCACAGTTTTTCATAAATGTGGTGGACAATAATTACCTTGACAAAATGCACCCCGTCTTTGGAAAGGTTGTCAGTGGCATGGATGTTGCGGATAAGATCAGCAAGGCTAAGAGAGACAGGAACGATAAACCACTGGAAAAAATTGTAATAAAGAAAGCATTTATAAAGTAA
- a CDS encoding MFS transporter: MIGSDTYSVLDNAKVGKFQRRLAVTAALGPFTDAFNEFGASISLIAVGILFHLPAVLVAAATAAYWVGVAGGAIFGGIASDAIGRKQIFLYDTIGMAVFAVLSAVSTGYIMYFLTRLALGIFIGMDYAAAVPLLAEYSPSKRRGGLLSTEKLFFMFGTIATVVIGMAFTYYVGVLLAWRYDFLIAAVPAIILFGLRFDMPASLRWAKASGRKDLIPKILKKLHKEGIDIDPDTIKVDKPQTIKENMHEFFNSRNKKTIAYIFWIGAAYALTVNLVSVYASVVLENLGASSFFAEEGTLIIDIIGTFGVILTLIVVDRIGRRLMGLFGFVLGAIPLMVLIIADVYHVMTIPLVIAMFGLFFFINVGLVGTLQYLPAAEVSTTKSRGLAVGWEKLFEFGLALPALTLYAYIGLFYSFIYDTIMVIIGGIVLYLLSFETKNKTLEANAMRAESKTQMKKTSQGPVEETKKAD, translated from the coding sequence ATGATAGGAAGTGACACATATTCAGTTCTGGATAATGCAAAGGTGGGAAAGTTCCAGAGACGGCTTGCTGTTACTGCTGCACTTGGCCCATTTACGGATGCGTTCAATGAGTTCGGTGCATCCATATCCCTTATAGCTGTAGGAATACTGTTTCACCTTCCCGCAGTTCTGGTAGCCGCTGCAACGGCAGCATACTGGGTCGGTGTAGCCGGTGGAGCAATATTTGGCGGTATAGCGTCAGATGCAATAGGCAGGAAGCAAATATTCCTGTACGATACCATCGGTATGGCTGTTTTCGCCGTCCTTAGTGCGGTTTCCACTGGATATATAATGTACTTTCTTACGAGGCTTGCACTGGGAATATTCATTGGTATGGATTATGCTGCCGCAGTTCCACTTCTGGCAGAGTATTCACCCTCTAAAAGAAGGGGCGGACTTCTATCAACAGAAAAGTTATTCTTCATGTTCGGGACAATTGCCACTGTGGTAATAGGAATGGCGTTTACATATTACGTGGGGGTCCTTCTCGCATGGAGATATGACTTCCTTATAGCTGCTGTTCCTGCGATAATCCTGTTCGGTTTAAGGTTTGATATGCCCGCATCACTGAGATGGGCAAAGGCATCCGGAAGGAAGGACCTTATACCGAAAATATTGAAAAAACTCCATAAGGAGGGCATAGATATAGATCCGGATACCATAAAAGTTGACAAACCCCAGACCATAAAGGAAAATATGCATGAATTTTTCAACTCCAGAAATAAAAAGACAATCGCTTATATATTCTGGATCGGTGCAGCATATGCCCTTACAGTAAATCTGGTAAGCGTGTATGCCAGTGTTGTACTTGAAAATCTTGGCGCATCGTCCTTCTTTGCAGAGGAAGGAACCCTGATAATTGATATAATAGGAACATTCGGTGTTATACTTACACTGATTGTTGTAGACAGGATAGGGAGGCGTTTAATGGGGCTTTTCGGTTTCGTGCTCGGTGCTATTCCACTTATGGTGCTGATAATTGCCGATGTATACCATGTGATGACCATACCCCTTGTAATAGCCATGTTCGGTTTATTCTTCTTCATCAACGTGGGTCTGGTGGGTACTTTACAGTACTTACCCGCCGCAGAGGTGTCAACAACAAAGTCAAGAGGACTTGCAGTGGGATGGGAAAAACTCTTTGAATTCGGATTGGCACTGCCTGCGCTGACACTTTACGCGTATATCGGATTATTCTACTCTTTTATATACGACACGATAATGGTTATAATAGGGGGAATAGTGCTGTACCTGCTATCATTCGAGACAAAGAATAAAACACTGGAGGCAAATGCGATGCGTGCTGAGAGTAAAACACAAATGAAAAAAACCTCACAGGGGCCTGTGGAGGAAACCAAAAAAGCAGATTAA
- a CDS encoding alcohol dehydrogenase catalytic domain-containing protein, translated as MKAGFLDKLNSDIVLRDYDPPEPEDDQVTVEQTYTGVCFRDILTQQGFFPRVSLPVIPGHEIGGKIVKIGKNVENFHVGDRVSSLIYIPCGKCRYCLSGNENLCTEKIAYGEKINGGYSRYVNVSERSLVKVPPEVAEEAVPIAACVIGMLYHAIAKMGKIQKGDYVLITGAGGGVGVHAIQMVKALGGHPIAESGSKWKEEELYRLGAEHIVSPENDYSKEVKEITGGGADIVLEDVGMATFSKSLRSIRTGGRMVVIGNLKPEPVELPLGLIILKGNSIKGSISSTRDDLKMGLDLLRSKIHPEIGGKINLESINDGYREMLDRKILGRLLIKYR; from the coding sequence ATGAAAGCGGGATTTCTGGATAAATTGAATTCTGATATTGTATTGCGTGATTATGATCCTCCAGAGCCAGAAGATGATCAGGTTACAGTGGAACAGACATACACAGGTGTATGTTTCCGTGATATACTTACACAGCAGGGATTTTTTCCAAGAGTTTCATTGCCAGTAATACCCGGGCACGAAATTGGTGGGAAAATTGTTAAAATAGGGAAGAATGTAGAGAATTTCCATGTTGGTGATCGTGTTTCCAGCCTGATATATATACCATGTGGGAAATGCAGATACTGCCTCTCAGGCAATGAAAACCTCTGCACTGAGAAAATTGCCTACGGTGAAAAAATAAACGGCGGTTATTCCCGTTATGTAAATGTTAGCGAACGATCACTTGTAAAGGTTCCACCGGAGGTCGCGGAGGAAGCAGTTCCAATAGCCGCCTGTGTTATAGGGATGCTCTACCATGCCATAGCAAAAATGGGAAAGATACAAAAAGGCGATTACGTTCTAATCACCGGAGCCGGAGGAGGTGTAGGTGTGCACGCAATTCAAATGGTTAAGGCACTGGGAGGCCACCCAATTGCAGAATCCGGGTCAAAATGGAAGGAGGAGGAACTGTACCGCCTCGGTGCAGAGCACATTGTAAGCCCTGAAAACGATTATAGCAAAGAGGTTAAGGAAATTACCGGGGGCGGTGCTGACATAGTCCTGGAAGATGTGGGCATGGCAACCTTTTCAAAAAGTTTGAGGAGTATTAGAACAGGCGGAAGAATGGTTGTGATAGGAAATCTGAAGCCTGAACCTGTAGAATTGCCGCTGGGATTAATAATACTTAAGGGAAACAGCATAAAGGGCAGCATAAGTTCAACCCGTGACGATCTAAAAATGGGGCTTGATCTGTTAAGGTCAAAAATACATCCGGAAATCGGGGGCAAAATTAACCTGGAGTCCATAAACGATGGATACAGGGAAATGCTGGACAGAAAGATACTGGGAAGGCTTTTGATAAAATATAGATAA